The genomic DNA GCCACACGGCGCCCGCCCTGCCGGCCACCCGGTCGGGTCTGCCACCTCCGCGACACCGCCCTCTTCCGACGCCCCCGGCGGGAGGAGAACACGTGGGCAGGTCGGAAGACCGACTCGCGTTCCCCCGGCTTGTTGCTCGTGTGCGATCTTCGACCGCCCGTCTGGGCGACTCGCGAAGGGGGTGAGCCATGAACCGGAGCGCCGGCAGGGCCTTTCGAGAGGCGCGGGACTTCTTGATCGCGCGACGCGAGGACTACGAGGCCGCCTATCAGGGCTTCATGCCTCCGGAGCCGTCGCACTTCAACTGGGCGCTGGATTACTTTGGCGGGTACGCCGAGGGGAATCATCGCGCCGCGCTTCGGATCGTGTCGGAGTCTGCGCCGGAGGAGGCGCTGACGTTTGCCGAGCTCAGCGAGCGGTCGAATCGCGTCGCCAACTTCCTGCGCGGCCGCGGCGTTCGCCGGGGCGACCGGATCCTGCTCATGCTCGGGAACGTCGTCCCTCTGTGGGAGGTCACGCTCGCGGCGATGAAGCTCGGCGCGGTGGTGAGCCCCGCGACGACGCTGCTCAACCGGGCCGACCTCGAGGACCGGATCGCGCGGGGTGGGCTCGGGCATCTCGTCGTCGATGCCGCCGCGGCCGAGCGGCTCGGCGGGTTTCCGGGACCCGGGACGCGGATCGCGGTCGGCGGCGCGGTCGCGGGCTGGACACCGTACGCGGACGTCTACGCGGCGCCCGCGCGCTTCGCGCCCGACGGCGAGACTCGGGCGAGCGACCTGCTGCTGCTGTACTTCACGTCCGGGACCACCGCCAAGCCCAAAATGGCCATGCACACGCACCGGAGCTACCCGGTCGGGCACCTCTCCACGATGTACTGGCTCGGCCTGCGCGAGGGCGACGTCCACTACAACATCAGCTCCCCAGGCTGGGCCAAACACGCCTGGAGCAGTCTGTTTGCGCCCTGGAACGCTGGCGCCACGATCTTCGTGTACAATCAGCCGCGCTTCGACGCCAAGCAGATCCTCGGCGCCGTGGCGCGCGGCGGCGTGACGTCGCTCTGCGCGCCTCCCACCGTGTGGCGGATGCTGATCCTGGAGGATCTGCCTGCTTACCCGGTGCGGCTCCGCGAGGTGGCGAGCGCGGGCGAACCGTTGAATCCCGAAGTGATCGAACAGGTGCGCGCGGCCTGGAATCTGACGATCCGGGACGGATACGGACAGACCGAAACCACGGCCCTAGTCGGGAATACCCCGGGCCAGCCGGTCAAGCTCGGGTCGATGGGACGGCCGCTGCCCGGCTATCGTCTGGCGCTCCTGGACGCGGCAGGGCAGCCGGCCGACGAGGGCCAGATCTCGGTCGCGCTTCGCCCCCGCCCCGTCGGGTTGATGGAGGGATACCTCGGCGGTCCAGAGGCGGACGCCGCGCGCGCCGGAGACTACTATCTGACGGGCGACGTGGCGTCGCGGGACGGGGACGGCTACTTCTGGTACGTCGGCCGGGCCGACGACGTGTTCAAGAGCTCGGACTACCGAATCAGCCCGTTCGAGCTCGAGAGCGCGCTGATCGAGCACGCCGCGGTCGCCGAGGCCGCGGTGGTCCCGAGCCCGGACGCGATTCGGTTGAGCGTGCCGAAGGCGTTCCTCGTGCTCAAGCCCGGCGTCGAGCCGACCGAGGAAACGGCGCGGGCCATCTTCACGTTTGCGCGCGAGCGCCTCGCCCCGTACAAGCGCATCCGGCGCCTCGAGTTCTGCGAGCTCCCGAAGACCATCTCGGGGAAGATCCGGCGAATCGAGTTGAGAGAGCGCGAGCAGGCGCGCCACGAGGAGAAGCGACGCGGCGTCCAGGAGTTTTGGGAGGAGGACTTTGTCGAGTTCAGTCGCTGAGACCGCGCGTCTGACCCGGCAGCGGTCCAGCAGGCGCGTCGTACGGTGACGCGATCGCGTTCTGCGATGGAACGCTCCATGAGGGAGGCACAGAGATGAACGTGGCGACGGCCGTGGCCGAGATCCTCAAGCGCGAGGGCGTGACGTTTCTGATCGGCTACCCCGTGAACCCCATCATCGAAGCGGCGGCGGTCGCCGACATCCGGACCATCATCATTCGGCAGGAGCGGACCGGGCTGCACATGGCCGACGCGGTGAGCCGGCTGTCCTCGGGACAGACGATCGGCGTGTTCGCGATGCAGCACGGCCCCGGCGCGGAGAACTCGTTCGGCGGCGTGGCGCAGGCGTACGGCGACTCAGTGCCGATCGTCGTGCTGCCGGCCGGTTATCCCCGCCGCCTCACCAACGTGCCGCCCAACTTCAACTCCGCGCTGAACTATCGCCACGTCACCAAGTGGTCGGAGCAGGTGCTGCTCGCGCGCGAAGCGCCGGCCGCGATGCGACGCGCGTTCACGCAGGTCCGGACCGGCCGGCCGCGGCCGGTGCTCGTCGAGTTCCCGACCGACGTGCTCGTCGAGGAGATCCCCGAGCCCCTGACCTACCGCGCGGTGACGGGCGTGCGCACCGGCCCGGACCCGCAGGCGGTCGAGGCGGTCGCGGACGTCCTCGTCGGGGCCGCCCGTCCGGTCGTGTACGCGGGGCAGGGCGTGCACTACGCGCGCGCGTGGGCGGTGCTTCGCGAGCTGGCGGAGTGGCTCGGCGCCCCGGTGACGACGAGCCTCCAGGGGAAGAGCGCGTTCCCGGAGACTCATCCCCTGTCGCTTGGATCGGGAGGCCGATCCGTCCCCCAGCCCGTCCACGAGTTCTTGCAGCGCGCCGACGTGATCTTCGGAATCGGCTGCAGCTTCGCGACGACCAACTACGCCGTGCCGATGCCGCCCGGCAAGGTCCTCATCCACGCCACGCTCGACCCGGCCGACCTGAACAAGGACGTGCCGGCGGACCATGTGCTGCTGGGTGACGCGGGGCTCACGCTCGACGCGGTGCTCGCCGCCGTGAAGGAGCGGGTGCGGACGCCCCGCCGCGAGCAGGCGGCGAAGACGGCCGCCGAGATCACGGCGGTCCGCGGGCCGTGGCTCGAGCGGTGGATGCCGAAGCTGACGTCCGGCGAAGTGCCGCTGTCCCCGTACCGGGTCATCTGGGACCTGCTGCACACCGTCGACGTGCCCAATACGATCATTACGCACGACGCGGGCAGCCCGCGCGACCAGCTTTCGCCGTTCTGGGTCACGGAGGCGCCGCTGTCCTACATCGGGTGGGGCAAGACGACCCAGTTGGGGTACGGGCTCGGGCTCGCGATGGGCGCGAAGCTGGCGCAGCCGGAGAAGCTGTGCATCAACGTCTGGGGCGACGCGGCGATCGGGTTTACCGGCATGGACTTCGAGACCGCGGCGCGCGAGCGCATCCCGATCCTCTCCGTGTTGTTCAACAACTTCAGCATGGCGATCGAGTTGCCCATCATGCAGGTGGCCACGGCAAAGTACCGGAGTACCGACATCTCCGGCAACTACGCGGCGCTCGCGCAGGCGCTGGGCGGCCACGGAGAGCGGGTGACGGAGCCGTCACAGATCGTGCCGGCGATCCAGCGCGCGGTGCGGAAGACTCAGGAGGGGACCCCGGCGCTGCTGGAGTTCATCACGGCCAAGGAGATCGAGTATTCGATCTTCAAGTAGCGCGACCCGTTCACGCCGATACTACGTCGGCGACTTTCGGAAGGACGCGCTCGCCGAGCGACGCGGTGGGTGGTTCGTCGGGTTTTTTGTCCCGCGGGGAGTGCGTCGAACCAACCGCGTCGAGGTGAAGTACCAGGAGTTTCCTGCGGGTCCTACCGGACACGCGATGAAGACGGAGTCGAAGATGATCGAGTGCACGCTGCTCCTCAGCGGCAGGGTCCAGGGACGCATCGCCGGGCACCGCATCGTGCTCTCAGCGGGGCAGTACTTCGTCGTCGCGCCGGGCGTCGTCAGCAACGTGCCCGAGCGCGTGCTCAGCAAGCGTGCGAACTTTCTCGTGATCAAGGCCCCGAGCGTGAGAGGTTCGAAGACCGTCGTCGGAGCTCAAGGACGCGGCCCGGGCACGCGCGCGGCGAAACTCCTGGGCCGGCGTTCCATCGCGTCCGGTTGAGGGAGGCGCCCATGGAGCCGGTGTCGCCTCAGATCGATTTCGTACACTTTTTCGATTATGTGGTGCGCGCGCGGGCCGTGCTCCTAGACTGGATCCTCGCCCAGCCGGCCTCCGTCTACGCTCGGGACTTTCCAATCGGGTTGGGTTCGATTCGCATGACGCTGGTGCATCTCGCTGCCGCGGAATGGAATTATGCCAACCGGCTGGCCGGCATCGACTACGGTCCCGGGGACAACCCGTTCACGGTGGACCATTTCCCCGATCTGGCGCCGCTTGCGAGCGCTTGGCGGCAGCAGGCTGAGACGACCCGCGGGGCGTTGGTCCGCATGGGTGATGCGACCCGCCGCATCGAATACCTTTCGCGTTCGTTCAGCCCGCCGATGCGCACGGAGACCACGGCCGGTGGCATCGCGGGCCAACTGCTCTTCCACGAGGTGCATCATCGCGCCCAGGTGATGGCCATGCTCCGGCAGGCGGGTGTGAGCGCGGAAAACTTGGACTATTCGCGTCTGATGTGGAGACGCACGCCCATGGTGGACCATGACGCATGACGTCTCCCTATAGTGTGCCAAAGGCGGTGGGAGACCCGTCCCCAAGGGAGACGCGTCGCGATGCAGCACAGGCCGGACGAACTACTAAGCTGTTCCGTCCCTAACGCGAGGCCGCGGAGACAGATCACGATTCCTCGTGACGGGATGTAGCACATATGCTACACTAGAGCTATGAAGATTATTCCTCAACGGGAACTACGAAACCGAATCGGGCAAGTGCTGCGGCAAGTGGAGCGTGGCCAGGAAGTGCGAATTACCGTAAACGGCCGGCCCGTCGCCGACCTCGTCCCAATCGGCGGAGCCCGACGGAATTTCGTGCCGCGTGATGCGGTTGCACGACTCATCGAGCGTGCCCCGCTCGACCGCGCATTCACGAGGCAGATAACGGCAGTGACCGGCGCCACTATAGAGGAGCTGTGACCTTCCCTACCGGTGCGAGCGATCGCGGATTGCTCGACACATCGGTGTTCGTCGCCCGGGAGAACCAGCGGCCACTCGGGGCGTTGCCGGACACCGTGGCGGTGTCGGTGGTGACGATCGCGGAGTTGTATCTCGGGGTTGTGATGGCCGAGGATCCGCAAGTTCGCGCGCAGCGTCTCCGCACGCTTTCCGCTGTTGAAGCCTTGTTTGACCCGTTGCCGATTGATGCCGCGGTCGCGCGGGCCTTTGCGGAGCTCGCGGCCGAGGCGCGGTGTCAGGGCAAGCGTCCCAAAATCATGGACACATGGATCGCGGCCACCGCCGTGGCGCTTGACCTCCCCGTGTACACTCAAGACGAGGACTTCCTGGCTATTCCGCGCGTGCAGGTTATCCGCGTGTGACCCTTCCCGAACGCCCGTATCGAAATGACGATCTGAGGGCGCACGAGTCGCGGCGCGGAGGTTCAGTTGTCAACGCAACAGGATACGGACGGGAACACCTAAACGCGCTGAACCCGTAGGGTGGTGCCCTGGGTAGGGAGGCTAAGATGCACGCGTTGGTGTGGCGCGGTCCCCGGTCGATGATGCTGGAGCAGGTCGACGAGCCGAAGCTCCGATCGAGCGAGGCGATCATCCGGGTAGAGGCCGTCGGTATCTGCGGTTCGGAGCTTTCCGGCTACCTCGGCGAGAGCAGCATCCGGAAACCACCGCTGATCATGGGGCATGAGTTCTGCGGCCGCGTGGAGGACGTCCCCCCCGGCAGCCGCCTCGTCCGCGGTCAGCGGGTCACGGTGAACCCGTTGCTGTCGTGCGGCGAATGCCGCGCCTGCCGCGCAGGCGCTCAAAACCTCTGCGCCCGGCGGGAGATTATCGGCGCGCACCGCGCCGGCGCGTTTGCGAATCTGGTTGCGGTTCCTGTCCAGAACTGCTATCCAGTGCCCGCGGAGATGGGGCCGGTCACGGCCGCGATGACGGAGCCGCTGGCGTGCGCGGTGCGCGCGGTCGAGCTCGCCCAGATCGCGCCCGGTGACAGCGTGCTCGTCCTGGGGAGCGGTACGATCGGACTGTGCGTGCTGGCGGTGGCCCGGCGCGCCGGCGCTGGTGTGCTCGCCTGTACCGACACGAACCCCGCGCGTCTTCGCACGGCCCTCGCCTGGGGCGCCACGCACGTGTTCGACGGAACCGCCGACGCGGCAACGGGTGCACAGGCACTCACCGGCGGCGCGGGGGTCGACGTCGCCGTTGACGCCGTCGGGCTGACCGTCACACGTCAGACGGCCGTTCGCGCGGCCCGGCGCGGCGGGCGCGTCGTGCTCGTGGGGTTGCACGAGGCCGAATCCGCGTTTCCCGTGAACGACATCGTGCGGAACGAGACGGCGATCACCGGGTCATTCGCCTATCGGGCGGAGACCTTCGAGCGCGCGTTCTCGTTACTCGGCGCGGGGATCCTTGAGGCGGGCCCGTGGCTGGAGGAGCGACCGCTCGAGGACGGGCCCGCGGCGTTCGAACGGCTCTTGGGCGGGGACGTGAGCGCGGCCAAGATCATCCTCGCGCCGTAGCGACGAGGGTCGCGCGCACTCGGCTGCGGGGTAGGTCGTCTGGACTGCGGTATCCGGGATCGGGGCGCCGGACGTAGGGCGATCGTCCGGGACGCAGGATGCCCACCGCGAACCGGGAATCTTGGCCCCTCGGAACCAAAAGAAGGGGGGACTTCATCCCATGAGTGCTCCTGCTGCCCCTGAACAGTCGCAGCGGTTGCTCGCGGCGCTCGCGTACCCGATCTGGATCATCGCGTTGATCATCGTGCTCACCGACATCAAGAAGGACCCATTCATGCGGCACCACGGGTGGACGGCTCTCTTCTGGGCCATCGGGTGGGTCATTCTGTTCTTCGCGTGGGTGTTCGTGGCCAGCCTGCCGTTCCTGCACTGGTTGTTCTTGTTCTACCCGCTCCTGTGGCCCGTGTTTATCGTGGTGTCGATCTACTACGCGGTCCAGGCGTACAACGGGCGGGAGTTTTCCATTCCGTTTGTGAGCGACTGGGCCCGGAAGTACGCGGCGTGACACCGACGGCAATCTTCTCGCGTGGCGGGAACGCGCATCGCGCGAGCCGACGGAGGCGTCGGACGGCGCCGCGGCGCTAGAATATGTCGATGCGCGCCGCCATTTGGGTGTCGGTGTCGATCCAGAACCGGACGCCCGCGTATTCCATCTTGCGCATGCCGGGTTGCCCGGCCGTGAGCGTGCCGGGCTGTCCCATGGCCAGCGTCACGTTCAACAGGCTGGAGCCGCGCGCGCCCCTGGGTCCCGATGTGTGGAGATTCTGCGGCGTGGCGTAGGCGGGCAGGTACCGCACGTTCACCTGGGTGATCCGGTTGTCGGGAAGGCACGTGACCGCGAAGCCGCTGGCCGCCGCGGGGACCTCGCTTCCGTGGGACGTGTTCGTGTACCAGCGGTACTCGCGAAGGCGCACCGGCGTCTCCGTGAGCACGGCGCTAGATCGATACGGCCCCAGGGCCGCTACGGCGCGCGCAAGCGGCTCGCCCAACAGCACCGGCCCAATGCGCTGACCGGGCACGATCTCGTGGGCGGCGTCGGCGTACGCCGCGCCGCCGATGAGGCACGCGGCCACGGTTGCCGCAGCGAGACCCCTCAGGCTCAGAACGACATGCATGTGCATGATCGCGTTCTCAACGTCCCGATCAACTCCTCCCGGCGCGGTCGCGCGGCTCCGGGAGTGCCGTCCACCGATCACGTGGTCCGCGGACGCCGGGGCGAATGCGATGACCATGGACACGTCCCGAGCCAGCCCAACCGGAGCGCCGGGACGACCGCGGCCGCTGGTCCCGAGTTCAGGGGGAGGCCCTTCACAATCTGGCCGCGAACCTCTCGGCGATGCCGGAGACCAGTTTCTCCACCGTCAGGACGCTGCTGTTTACGCCGGGCGACCGGTCGGACCGATTCGCCAAAGCGCCGTCGACCGGGGCGGACGGCCAGATTCTCGATCTCGAGGACGCCGTCGGCAGCGCCCAGAAGGACGCCGCGCGCGCCGTCGCGATCGACTACCTGAGGACCGCGCCGCTCGGCGATGGGTTCCTCCGCTGTCTGCGCATCAACAGTCTGCAAACGCCGGCCGGGTTCAAGGACGTCTCCGCGCTTGCCGACGGCAACGTCCGCCCGGACGCGATCCTTGTACCCAAGGCGGAGCACCCGGCCGAGCTCCACCTGCTCGCCTGCGTGCTCGCTCCCCGCCCGGCGCTGTTCATCCCGCTGATCGAGACCGCGCTGGGGCTGCGTCACGCCGAGGACATCGCGCGGCAGCCCGGCGTGGTCGCGCTGGTGTTCGGCGCGGTGGACCTCGCCGCCGACCTCGGCGCGGAGCTGGCCTGGGAGCCGATGCTGGCGCACCGCGCGCACGTCGTGCGTGCGGCCGCGGGCGCGGGGATCGTCGCGTGGGACGTGCCGTATCTGCGTCTGCGGGATCCCGACGACGGCCCGCTGATCGAGGAAGCCCGGCGGAGCAAGGCGCTCGGGTACACCGGCAAGATGGCCGTGCACCCGAGGCAGATCGCACCGATCTTGAGTGTGTT from bacterium includes the following:
- a CDS encoding AMP-binding protein, translated to MNRSAGRAFREARDFLIARREDYEAAYQGFMPPEPSHFNWALDYFGGYAEGNHRAALRIVSESAPEEALTFAELSERSNRVANFLRGRGVRRGDRILLMLGNVVPLWEVTLAAMKLGAVVSPATTLLNRADLEDRIARGGLGHLVVDAAAAERLGGFPGPGTRIAVGGAVAGWTPYADVYAAPARFAPDGETRASDLLLLYFTSGTTAKPKMAMHTHRSYPVGHLSTMYWLGLREGDVHYNISSPGWAKHAWSSLFAPWNAGATIFVYNQPRFDAKQILGAVARGGVTSLCAPPTVWRMLILEDLPAYPVRLREVASAGEPLNPEVIEQVRAAWNLTIRDGYGQTETTALVGNTPGQPVKLGSMGRPLPGYRLALLDAAGQPADEGQISVALRPRPVGLMEGYLGGPEADAARAGDYYLTGDVASRDGDGYFWYVGRADDVFKSSDYRISPFELESALIEHAAVAEAAVVPSPDAIRLSVPKAFLVLKPGVEPTEETARAIFTFARERLAPYKRIRRLEFCELPKTISGKIRRIELREREQARHEEKRRGVQEFWEEDFVEFSR
- a CDS encoding thiamine pyrophosphate-requiring protein, with amino-acid sequence MNVATAVAEILKREGVTFLIGYPVNPIIEAAAVADIRTIIIRQERTGLHMADAVSRLSSGQTIGVFAMQHGPGAENSFGGVAQAYGDSVPIVVLPAGYPRRLTNVPPNFNSALNYRHVTKWSEQVLLAREAPAAMRRAFTQVRTGRPRPVLVEFPTDVLVEEIPEPLTYRAVTGVRTGPDPQAVEAVADVLVGAARPVVYAGQGVHYARAWAVLRELAEWLGAPVTTSLQGKSAFPETHPLSLGSGGRSVPQPVHEFLQRADVIFGIGCSFATTNYAVPMPPGKVLIHATLDPADLNKDVPADHVLLGDAGLTLDAVLAAVKERVRTPRREQAAKTAAEITAVRGPWLERWMPKLTSGEVPLSPYRVIWDLLHTVDVPNTIITHDAGSPRDQLSPFWVTEAPLSYIGWGKTTQLGYGLGLAMGAKLAQPEKLCINVWGDAAIGFTGMDFETAARERIPILSVLFNNFSMAIELPIMQVATAKYRSTDISGNYAALAQALGGHGERVTEPSQIVPAIQRAVRKTQEGTPALLEFITAKEIEYSIFK
- a CDS encoding DinB family protein produces the protein MEPVSPQIDFVHFFDYVVRARAVLLDWILAQPASVYARDFPIGLGSIRMTLVHLAAAEWNYANRLAGIDYGPGDNPFTVDHFPDLAPLASAWRQQAETTRGALVRMGDATRRIEYLSRSFSPPMRTETTAGGIAGQLLFHEVHHRAQVMAMLRQAGVSAENLDYSRLMWRRTPMVDHDA
- a CDS encoding type II toxin-antitoxin system prevent-host-death family antitoxin, with amino-acid sequence MKIIPQRELRNRIGQVLRQVERGQEVRITVNGRPVADLVPIGGARRNFVPRDAVARLIERAPLDRAFTRQITAVTGATIEEL
- a CDS encoding PIN domain-containing protein, which gives rise to MTFPTGASDRGLLDTSVFVARENQRPLGALPDTVAVSVVTIAELYLGVVMAEDPQVRAQRLRTLSAVEALFDPLPIDAAVARAFAELAAEARCQGKRPKIMDTWIAATAVALDLPVYTQDEDFLAIPRVQVIRV
- a CDS encoding galactitol-1-phosphate 5-dehydrogenase; this translates as MHALVWRGPRSMMLEQVDEPKLRSSEAIIRVEAVGICGSELSGYLGESSIRKPPLIMGHEFCGRVEDVPPGSRLVRGQRVTVNPLLSCGECRACRAGAQNLCARREIIGAHRAGAFANLVAVPVQNCYPVPAEMGPVTAAMTEPLACAVRAVELAQIAPGDSVLVLGSGTIGLCVLAVARRAGAGVLACTDTNPARLRTALAWGATHVFDGTADAATGAQALTGGAGVDVAVDAVGLTVTRQTAVRAARRGGRVVLVGLHEAESAFPVNDIVRNETAITGSFAYRAETFERAFSLLGAGILEAGPWLEERPLEDGPAAFERLLGGDVSAAKIILAP
- a CDS encoding DUF4870 domain-containing protein yields the protein MSAPAAPEQSQRLLAALAYPIWIIALIIVLTDIKKDPFMRHHGWTALFWAIGWVILFFAWVFVASLPFLHWLFLFYPLLWPVFIVVSIYYAVQAYNGREFSIPFVSDWARKYAA
- a CDS encoding CoA ester lyase codes for the protein MPETSFSTVRTLLFTPGDRSDRFAKAPSTGADGQILDLEDAVGSAQKDAARAVAIDYLRTAPLGDGFLRCLRINSLQTPAGFKDVSALADGNVRPDAILVPKAEHPAELHLLACVLAPRPALFIPLIETALGLRHAEDIARQPGVVALVFGAVDLAADLGAELAWEPMLAHRAHVVRAAAGAGIVAWDVPYLRLRDPDDGPLIEEARRSKALGYTGKMAVHPRQIAPILSVFTPSADEVAHARRVVEAYERAAGGVCEVDGKMIDVPVYRSAKRVVSLASR